The following proteins are encoded in a genomic region of Arcobacter suis CECT 7833:
- a CDS encoding diheme cytochrome c, whose product MSDLENHFGDDASLDVETNKNILAFLLKNSAETSTMEASFKFLQSTKNQDIIALSKTTFWEKTHKDIPKEIFDNEKIKSKANCKACHSDIEKGLIEDENIKNLSDFK is encoded by the coding sequence ATGTCTGATTTAGAAAATCATTTTGGTGATGATGCTTCTTTAGATGTTGAAACAAATAAAAATATTTTGGCTTTTTTACTTAAAAATAGTGCAGAAACTTCTACAATGGAAGCTAGTTTCAAATTTTTACAAAGCACAAAAAATCAAGATATAATAGCCTTGAGCAAAACAACTTTTTGGGAAAAAACCCACAAAGATATACCAAAAGAAATTTTTGATAATGAAAAAATAAAAAGCAAAGCAAACTGCAAAGCTTGTCATAGTGATATTGAAAAAGGATTAATTGAAGATGAAAATATTAAAAATCTTTCTGATTTTAAGTAG
- the yedE gene encoding selenium metabolism membrane protein YedE/FdhT: protein MDYFKQFKQNYLVNFWRPTPAVIALGVLAAYYFGITGTYWAVTGEFTRWGGHILQFFGVDISNWGYYKIMKMEGTSLTRVDGVMIIGMFAGCIAAAFWGNNVKLRMPASNIRIMQALIGGIIAGFGARLGMGCNLASLFTGIPQFSLHAWFFTIAMIIGVYLGTKVTMLPFFQSKIKLQKVSCSKELQKDETQVKSFFKFGTFVFIAAIIWALYLIFFANSQKLGIAVLFGCAFGLLIAKAQICFTSAFRDIFTTGRNELAIAIIIGMAVSTLGVFSYIMIGTPAKIMWAGPNAILGGLLFGFGIVLAGGCECGWMYRAVEGQVHFWIVGIGNVIGATFLAFTWDSFSLSLATSWPKINLLESFGSYGGLFMNYILLFLLFLLILKLERNYKQKLKNKGN, encoded by the coding sequence ATGGATTATTTCAAGCAATTTAAACAAAACTATTTAGTTAATTTTTGGCGTCCAACACCTGCTGTTATTGCACTTGGTGTACTAGCAGCTTACTATTTTGGTATAACTGGAACCTATTGGGCAGTTACAGGAGAATTTACAAGATGGGGTGGACATATTCTACAATTCTTTGGTGTTGATATCAGCAATTGGGGATATTACAAAATTATGAAAATGGAAGGAACTTCTTTAACAAGAGTTGATGGAGTAATGATTATTGGTATGTTTGCTGGTTGTATTGCAGCTGCATTTTGGGGAAATAATGTAAAACTTAGAATGCCTGCAAGTAATATTAGAATTATGCAAGCCTTAATTGGTGGAATAATTGCAGGATTTGGAGCAAGACTTGGAATGGGTTGTAATCTTGCAAGTTTATTTACAGGAATTCCACAATTTTCTCTTCATGCTTGGTTTTTTACAATTGCTATGATTATTGGTGTTTATTTAGGAACAAAAGTTACAATGCTTCCTTTTTTCCAATCAAAAATCAAACTTCAAAAAGTATCTTGTAGCAAAGAATTACAAAAAGATGAAACACAAGTAAAATCATTTTTTAAATTTGGTACATTTGTATTTATTGCCGCAATTATTTGGGCTTTATATCTTATATTTTTTGCAAATAGTCAAAAACTAGGTATTGCGGTACTTTTTGGATGTGCTTTTGGTTTATTAATCGCAAAAGCTCAAATTTGTTTTACTTCTGCATTTAGAGATATTTTTACAACAGGAAGAAATGAACTTGCTATTGCTATTATAATTGGTATGGCTGTATCAACTCTTGGTGTTTTTAGTTACATTATGATTGGAACTCCTGCAAAAATTATGTGGGCTGGACCAAACGCAATACTTGGTGGATTATTGTTTGGCTTTGGAATTGTTTTAGCTGGTGGTTGTGAATGTGGTTGGATGTATAGAGCAGTAGAAGGACAAGTTCATTTTTGGATAGTTGGAATTGGAAATGTAATTGGAGCAACTTTCCTTGCATTTACTTGGGATAGTTTTTCATTATCGCTTGCAACTTCTTGGCCAAAAATAAATCTTCTTGAATCATTTGGTTCTTATGGCGGATTATTTATGAACTACATCTTGTTATTTTTACTATTTTTATTAATTCTAAAACTAGAAAGAAACTACAAACAAAAACTAAAGAATAAAGGAAATTAA
- a CDS encoding ArsS family sensor histidine kinase, whose amino-acid sequence MSIFKKISILFILSLVLMSVIGFWTDNINSKRMNKLIQEKYLTIIEDIFKNIENKSYIETIFKKNNLTPFKESGTSSNEIIYTQNYTFGKIEILKEMFDDEFIIKINYLDEEYILKTPDEKNLNEKNILNFLVFLDIFVLFLIFLYILNLLTPLKKITKEITNFANGELSSRININSKDEIGILADSFNKMATSLENSIKTREELLRDIGHELRTPIAKGKFAIEKIDDFSQKELLKKIFIDLEILTNELIELEKLNLTKLNITTFSAETLIIESLEKLYLEDESKIEIKINEDFKISGDLHYLSTTLKNLIDNALKYAISFPIIIETNKNEISILNKGTKLSKELEYYLKPFTQELAQRDGFGLGLSIVKKIIDKHGFQVDYSYENEFNIFRINFINGK is encoded by the coding sequence ATGTCAATATTCAAAAAAATCTCAATTTTATTTATTTTAAGTCTTGTTTTGATGAGTGTTATAGGTTTTTGGACTGATAACATTAATTCAAAAAGAATGAATAAATTAATTCAAGAAAAATACCTAACAATTATAGAAGATATTTTTAAAAATATTGAAAATAAATCTTACATAGAAACTATTTTTAAAAAAAACAATTTAACTCCTTTTAAAGAATCTGGAACTTCTAGTAATGAAATAATTTATACTCAAAACTATACTTTTGGGAAAATTGAGATTTTAAAAGAGATGTTTGATGATGAATTTATTATAAAAATAAATTATTTAGATGAAGAATATATTTTAAAAACTCCCGATGAAAAAAATCTAAATGAAAAAAACATCTTAAATTTTCTAGTTTTTCTTGATATTTTTGTACTTTTTCTTATATTTTTATATATTTTAAATTTGCTAACTCCTTTGAAAAAAATTACTAAAGAGATTACAAATTTTGCAAATGGTGAACTTTCAAGCAGAATAAATATAAATTCAAAGGATGAAATAGGAATCCTTGCTGATTCATTCAACAAAATGGCAACTTCTTTAGAAAACTCTATAAAAACAAGGGAAGAACTCCTAAGAGATATTGGACATGAACTAAGAACTCCCATCGCAAAAGGTAAATTTGCCATAGAAAAAATAGATGATTTTTCTCAAAAAGAGTTATTAAAAAAGATATTTATTGACTTAGAAATATTAACAAATGAGCTAATAGAATTAGAAAAATTAAATCTTACAAAACTAAATATTACAACATTTAGTGCAGAAACTTTAATAATTGAATCCCTAGAAAAACTATATTTAGAAGATGAATCAAAAATAGAAATAAAAATAAATGAAGATTTTAAAATAAGTGGTGATTTACACTACTTATCAACTACACTTAAAAATCTAATTGATAATGCCCTAAAATACGCCATTTCATTTCCAATAATTATTGAAACAAATAAAAATGAAATCTCTATTTTAAACAAAGGAACTAAACTCTCAAAAGAGTTAGAATATTATCTAAAACCCTTTACTCAAGAATTAGCTCAAAGAGATGGATTTGGATTAGGACTTAGTATTGTAAAAAAAATCATTGATAAACATGGTTTTCAAGTTGATTATTCTTATGAAAATGAATTTAATATTTTTAGAATAAATTTTATTAATGGTAAATAA
- a CDS encoding Spy/CpxP family protein refolding chaperone encodes MKILKIFLILSSLYLFLNADDDHKKYKHSYKNLDFLHLNPTQMEKIKTILIDFKKEYKTFYEYKENQEDLLEDLMEDKNFDEKQYLKIISDIKIKAAILEVERLKKIHAILDEKQREEFAEYLEEWEIE; translated from the coding sequence ATGAAAATATTAAAAATCTTTCTGATTTTAAGTAGTTTATATCTATTTTTAAATGCTGATGATGACCATAAAAAATATAAACATTCATATAAAAATCTTGATTTTTTACATCTAAATCCTACTCAAATGGAAAAAATAAAAACTATTTTAATTGATTTTAAAAAAGAGTATAAAACTTTTTATGAATACAAAGAAAATCAAGAAGATTTACTTGAAGATTTGATGGAAGATAAAAATTTTGATGAAAAACAATATCTTAAAATCATAAGTGATATAAAAATAAAAGCAGCTATTTTAGAAGTTGAAAGATTAAAAAAAATACACGCAATATTAGATGAAAAACAAAGAGAAGAATTTGCAGAATATTTGGAGGAGTGGGAAATTGAATAA
- a CDS encoding response regulator transcription factor, translated as MNKKVLLIEDDLQMQKFISEYLKDYGFDCTAFAHPKDAIENFKHEENYEIIILDLMLPDMDGFDLFKKLKSIRNIPIIISSARGDIGNKIHGFELGADDYLAKPYEPRELVLRIEHILKKSFNKTIKINDFIIDKENRTVLLDNFPIDFTKIEFEIFVFLSENLNKISSREQILNATSLDINTKNRTIDMHISNIRYKIGDDSKNPKYIKSVWGIGYKFVG; from the coding sequence TTGAATAAAAAAGTTTTATTAATTGAAGATGATTTACAAATGCAAAAATTTATATCTGAATATCTCAAAGATTATGGATTTGATTGTACAGCTTTTGCTCACCCAAAAGATGCTATTGAAAATTTTAAACATGAAGAAAATTACGAAATAATAATACTTGATTTAATGCTTCCTGATATGGATGGTTTTGATTTATTTAAAAAACTAAAATCCATAAGAAATATTCCTATTATTATCTCTTCAGCACGAGGTGATATAGGAAATAAAATTCATGGTTTTGAGTTAGGAGCTGATGATTATTTAGCAAAACCCTATGAACCAAGGGAATTGGTTTTAAGAATTGAACATATCTTAAAAAAGAGTTTTAATAAAACCATTAAAATAAATGATTTTATAATAGACAAAGAAAATAGAACCGTTTTATTGGATAATTTTCCAATTGATTTTACAAAAATAGAGTTTGAAATTTTTGTTTTCTTAAGTGAAAATCTAAATAAAATCTCATCGAGAGAACAAATTCTAAATGCAACTTCATTAGATATAAATACAAAAAACAGAACCATAGATATGCATATTTCAAACATAAGATATAAAATAGGTGACGATTCAAAAAATCCTAAATACATAAAATCTGTTTGGGGTATTGGTTATAAGTTTGTAGGTTAA
- the yedF gene encoding sulfurtransferase-like selenium metabolism protein YedF — protein sequence MKENITPDYRLDMQGEPCPYPAIKTLEAMDSLQKGEILEIISDCPQSINNIPIDAKNHGYKVLNIDSSGPTIKYLIQK from the coding sequence ATGAAAGAGAATATTACTCCTGATTATAGACTTGATATGCAAGGTGAACCTTGTCCTTATCCAGCTATTAAAACACTTGAAGCAATGGATAGTTTACAAAAAGGTGAAATCCTAGAGATAATCAGTGATTGTCCACAAAGTATAAATAACATTCCAATTGATGCTAAAAATCATGGATATAAAGTCTTAAATATAGATAGTAGTGGTCCAACTATTAAATATTTAATACAAAAATAA